In one Flavobacteriales bacterium genomic region, the following are encoded:
- a CDS encoding DinB family protein produces MDARTASLLALFTEGRTRFTNLLDKLTEADLPKKLAPAPNSIGFLVRHIGDVELLFAKNVFGLQGVNVHASTVAKGHDTGEWTDLAALKTYVQQSADTLRRAIEATSAADWDTVIETKEFGKKTKAEALGRIVTHTAYHAGQIGIILKYGA; encoded by the coding sequence GCACCGCCTCCCTCCTCGCCCTCTTCACCGAAGGCCGCACCCGTTTCACCAACCTGCTGGACAAGCTCACCGAGGCCGACCTGCCGAAGAAGCTCGCTCCCGCGCCCAACAGCATCGGCTTCCTGGTGCGGCACATCGGCGATGTGGAACTGCTCTTCGCCAAGAACGTGTTCGGCTTGCAAGGCGTGAACGTGCATGCCAGTACCGTTGCGAAGGGGCACGACACCGGCGAGTGGACCGACCTGGCCGCACTGAAAACCTACGTGCAGCAGAGCGCCGATACCCTGCGCCGTGCCATCGAAGCAACGAGCGCAGCCGACTGGGACACCGTGATCGAGACGAAGGAATTCGGGAAGAAGACCAAGGCCGAAGCGCTGGGCCGCATCGTGACGCACACGGCCTACCATGCCGGGCAGATCGGGATTATCCTCAAGTACGGCGCTTGA
- a CDS encoding sulfite exporter TauE/SafE family protein: MDASHLLIPAVALAASLVTLISGFGLGTLLLPVFALFFPLEVAIGLTAVVHLLNNLFKLGLLWKDIHWSTVLRFGVPGIVGAYLGARLMLLLGARDALYQGLVHPVDPLDLVIAGLMLVFGLFELSKTLNTLSLPPRWMVPGGLISGFFGGLSGHQGALRSLFLLRSGLAKEAFIASGVAIACLVDLTRLPAYATKDLEAVAQEQGLLLLASTLAAFLGAWWGKKLIPKVTMRGVQLTVGVLILAISVMLATGII, encoded by the coding sequence ATGGACGCCTCCCACCTCCTCATCCCCGCTGTAGCACTGGCCGCCTCGCTGGTCACGCTGATCAGCGGCTTCGGGCTGGGCACCTTGCTGCTGCCGGTGTTCGCGCTGTTCTTCCCGCTGGAAGTGGCCATCGGGCTCACGGCGGTGGTGCACCTGCTCAACAACCTCTTCAAGCTGGGCCTGCTGTGGAAGGACATCCATTGGAGCACCGTGCTGCGCTTCGGTGTGCCGGGCATCGTGGGGGCCTACCTCGGCGCGCGGCTCATGCTGCTATTGGGCGCGCGTGATGCGCTCTACCAAGGCCTGGTCCATCCCGTGGACCCGCTCGATCTGGTCATCGCCGGGCTGATGCTCGTCTTCGGCCTGTTCGAGCTCTCGAAGACCCTCAACACGCTCTCCCTGCCACCGCGCTGGATGGTGCCCGGCGGACTGATCAGCGGATTCTTCGGCGGACTCAGCGGACACCAGGGTGCATTGCGCAGCCTCTTCCTGTTGCGCAGCGGACTCGCCAAGGAGGCCTTCATCGCCAGCGGCGTCGCCATCGCCTGCCTGGTGGACCTCACCCGCCTGCCCGCCTACGCCACCAAGGACCTGGAGGCCGTCGCGCAGGAACAAGGCCTGCTGCTGCTGGCCAGCACGCTCGCGGCCTTCCTCGGTGCCTGGTGGGGCAAGAAGCTCATCCCCAAGGTGACCATGCGCGGCGTGCAGCTCACCGTAGGTGTGCTGATCCTCGCCATCTCTGTGATGCTCGCAACGGGCATCATCTAG
- a CDS encoding MFS transporter, whose translation MAQSTTLGLRANWKQFTLLVIVNAFVGGMVGIERTVLPVLAELEFGIASHAAALSFILAFGVSKALANYFTGRLAGRYGRKALLVTGWLLALPVPFLLIYADAWAWVVAANILLGIHQGFAWSSTVVMKMDLVGEKDRGLAMGLNEFAGYLAVGAMAFLTGYLAAHYGPRPVPFQVGIGIAVVGLLLTLLWVKDTVHHVAAEGATSVLPKLKRVFVETSLTHRTLGPVTQAGLVNNLNDGMLWGLLPVLLLHEGLGPDRIGLIAAVYPAVWGLGQLFTGKLADVVNRRSLLIIGMVLQGVAILGLPFVHAQGAYIALSAALGLGTALVYPTFLAVLAAHTHPQQRSEAVGVFRLWRDLGYAIGALLTGLIADRFGITASIGAIGAVTVGSGVVVWLRMPSERKCLQPEDLKPLLNQPGVRVVDVRSPEEYATGHLPQAINIPLPELLERARSWSPRERIITVCAKGGGRSAQAAQVLRDMGFGRTWWLCGGTVRWR comes from the coding sequence ATGGCCCAGTCCACCACTCTCGGCCTCCGCGCCAACTGGAAGCAGTTCACCCTGCTCGTCATCGTCAACGCCTTCGTGGGCGGCATGGTGGGCATCGAACGCACCGTGCTGCCCGTGCTCGCCGAGCTGGAGTTCGGCATCGCTTCGCACGCGGCCGCGCTCAGCTTCATCCTGGCCTTCGGCGTCAGCAAGGCGCTGGCCAACTACTTCACCGGCCGGCTGGCGGGGCGCTACGGACGCAAGGCCTTGCTCGTCACCGGCTGGCTGCTCGCACTTCCCGTTCCCTTCCTGCTCATTTACGCCGATGCGTGGGCCTGGGTGGTGGCGGCCAACATCCTGCTGGGCATCCACCAGGGCTTCGCGTGGAGCAGCACCGTGGTGATGAAGATGGACCTCGTGGGCGAAAAGGACCGCGGCCTCGCCATGGGCCTCAACGAGTTCGCCGGCTACCTCGCCGTTGGGGCGATGGCCTTCCTCACCGGCTACCTCGCCGCGCACTACGGACCGCGTCCCGTGCCCTTCCAGGTGGGCATCGGCATCGCGGTGGTCGGTCTGCTGCTCACCCTGCTGTGGGTGAAGGACACCGTGCACCACGTGGCGGCCGAGGGCGCCACCAGCGTCCTCCCCAAGCTGAAGCGCGTGTTCGTGGAGACCAGCCTCACGCACCGCACGCTGGGGCCCGTGACCCAGGCCGGGCTGGTGAACAACCTGAACGACGGCATGCTGTGGGGCCTGCTGCCCGTGCTGCTGCTGCACGAGGGCCTCGGCCCCGACCGCATCGGCCTCATCGCCGCCGTGTACCCCGCCGTGTGGGGCCTCGGCCAGCTCTTCACCGGCAAGCTCGCCGATGTGGTGAACCGCCGCTCCCTGCTCATCATCGGCATGGTGCTGCAAGGCGTGGCCATCCTCGGCCTGCCCTTCGTGCATGCCCAGGGCGCCTACATCGCGCTCAGCGCCGCGCTCGGCCTGGGCACCGCGCTGGTCTACCCCACCTTCCTGGCCGTGCTGGCCGCGCATACGCATCCGCAGCAGCGCAGCGAGGCCGTGGGCGTGTTCCGCCTGTGGCGCGACCTGGGCTATGCCATCGGCGCGCTGCTCACCGGCCTCATCGCCGACCGTTTCGGCATCACCGCCTCCATCGGCGCCATCGGTGCGGTCACCGTGGGCAGCGGCGTGGTGGTGTGGCTGCGCATGCCCAGCGAAAGGAAGTGCCTGCAACCGGAGGACCTGAAGCCGCTGCTGAACCAACCCGGTGTGCGCGTGGTGGATGTGCGCAGCCCCGAGGAGTATGCCACCGGCCACTTGCCCCAGGCCATCAACATCCCCCTGCCCGAACTGCTGGAGCGCGCACGCAGCTGGTCGCCGCGGGAGCGCATCATCACCGTGTGCGCCAAGGGCGGCGGGCGCAGTGCCCAGGCCGCGCAGGTGCTGCGGGACATGGGGTTTGGGCGCACGTGGTGGTTGTGCGGGGGAACGGTGAGGTGGCGGTGA
- a CDS encoding T9SS type A sorting domain-containing protein, with the protein MRHLAWLLLLCALKANAALSVTLNVFNDACGNGTGWIHAIVSGGQGPYTYTWSPAPPIGQGTSTARELFAGSYTVTVEDALGGTAMATGTVQAIGTLLPGNTFTGAVTSCDGACNGSGALSYFGFAWGGAPPHSASVTPGGSGSVGANNVFLSGLCPGTTYTCTVTDANGCASTFSNIEVMDLSTPVLQNVVVTPSCAGGETGSAVLTFDQVGIVSMFFWTGLFTYYYPNGNQVTIDHLAPGDYGVEAYPFDPSGGGAPPMMGSCGALVQFTIPVSAAPCGQVDGTVYVDLNGDCIQDPGDVPYPWRVVQCAPGGHYELTDGAGYYSEALPYGVYTATIADAGNHAPLCPAVLPAPFTLNAVTPNVTMDMALQPLYGPDMEAVLWSGTPRPGFTFGYGLRALNNGAYSFGPFTATLDYDPVLSYVSSSMPPTVNTPGQLQFTVPSLTAFGQLNIAVVLQVPPDPLLIGTNVNATLTLAPSPADADPVNDVATLSTLVVGAYDPNDKLVSTSSRLSGSHFFLDADTSLAYTIRFQNTGNAEALHVRLVDTLSHVLDVASLRILGATHAFEARLESDSILIIDFPDIMLPDSTSDLMGSQGAFSFAIAPHPWIVPGTVLANKADIYFDVNPPIRTNTATVVAELSTRVPAHQASSLVIAPNPASDEIRLLLSSSGTGQWLVHDAQGRVVLQGRWSGSLSSLDVGRLPTGLYTAAVITEHGRAVARFAKE; encoded by the coding sequence ATGCGTCACCTCGCCTGGCTACTGCTCCTCTGCGCCTTGAAGGCTAACGCGGCGCTTTCCGTCACACTGAACGTCTTCAATGACGCCTGCGGCAACGGCACCGGCTGGATCCACGCCATCGTCAGTGGCGGACAAGGCCCGTACACGTATACGTGGAGCCCCGCTCCGCCCATCGGGCAGGGTACCAGTACTGCGCGGGAGCTGTTCGCGGGGAGCTACACCGTCACGGTCGAAGATGCGCTGGGTGGTACTGCCATGGCCACGGGCACGGTGCAGGCCATCGGCACCTTGTTGCCGGGCAACACCTTCACGGGCGCTGTGACCAGTTGCGATGGAGCCTGCAACGGCAGCGGTGCGCTGAGCTATTTCGGCTTCGCCTGGGGCGGTGCTCCGCCACACAGCGCAAGTGTCACCCCCGGTGGCAGCGGCAGCGTGGGCGCGAACAACGTATTCCTGAGCGGCCTTTGTCCGGGCACCACGTACACCTGCACCGTGACCGATGCCAACGGCTGCGCGAGCACGTTCAGCAACATCGAGGTGATGGACCTGAGCACACCGGTGCTTCAGAACGTGGTGGTGACGCCCAGTTGCGCGGGTGGGGAGACGGGCAGCGCGGTGCTCACCTTCGATCAGGTGGGCATCGTGAGCATGTTCTTCTGGACAGGGCTCTTTACCTACTACTATCCCAATGGCAACCAGGTGACGATCGACCACCTGGCTCCGGGGGACTACGGCGTGGAGGCCTACCCCTTCGATCCGAGCGGAGGGGGCGCGCCGCCAATGATGGGCTCCTGCGGCGCGCTGGTGCAGTTCACCATCCCCGTGAGTGCGGCTCCCTGCGGCCAGGTGGATGGCACAGTGTATGTTGATCTCAACGGCGATTGCATCCAGGACCCCGGTGATGTGCCCTATCCCTGGCGCGTGGTGCAATGCGCCCCCGGCGGGCATTACGAGCTCACCGATGGCGCGGGATACTACAGCGAAGCGCTGCCCTATGGTGTGTACACCGCCACCATCGCCGATGCGGGCAACCATGCGCCGCTCTGTCCGGCCGTGCTGCCTGCGCCCTTCACGCTCAATGCCGTCACGCCCAACGTGACGATGGACATGGCGCTGCAGCCGCTCTACGGCCCGGACATGGAGGCGGTGCTCTGGTCCGGCACGCCGCGACCGGGCTTCACGTTCGGCTATGGCCTGCGCGCGCTCAACAACGGTGCGTATTCCTTCGGCCCCTTCACCGCAACGCTGGACTACGACCCGGTGCTCAGCTACGTGAGCAGCAGTATGCCGCCCACGGTGAACACGCCCGGGCAATTGCAGTTCACGGTGCCTTCGCTCACTGCCTTCGGGCAGCTGAACATCGCGGTGGTGCTGCAGGTGCCCCCCGACCCGTTGCTGATCGGTACGAACGTGAACGCCACGCTCACGCTGGCGCCATCGCCCGCGGATGCCGATCCGGTGAACGATGTGGCAACGCTCAGTACCCTGGTGGTGGGCGCCTACGACCCGAACGATAAGTTGGTGAGCACGAGCTCGCGCCTGAGCGGGTCGCACTTCTTTCTCGATGCCGATACGTCGCTGGCCTACACCATCCGTTTCCAGAACACGGGCAACGCAGAAGCACTGCATGTGCGCTTGGTGGACACGCTGTCGCACGTGCTTGATGTGGCGAGCTTGCGGATCCTTGGCGCAACACATGCCTTTGAGGCGCGCTTGGAGAGCGACTCCATCCTCATCATCGACTTCCCGGACATCATGCTCCCTGATAGCACCAGCGACCTGATGGGCAGCCAAGGGGCCTTCTCCTTTGCCATCGCGCCACACCCTTGGATAGTGCCCGGTACGGTGCTGGCTAACAAGGCCGATATCTACTTTGATGTGAATCCGCCTATCCGCACGAACACGGCTACCGTGGTGGCGGAGCTCAGCACGCGCGTTCCAGCGCACCAGGCATCATCGCTCGTGATCGCTCCGAATCCAGCGAGCGACGAGATCCGTTTGCTGTTGAGCTCGAGCGGCACGGGGCAATGGCTCGTCCACGATGCTCAGGGTCGCGTGGTGTTGCAAGGCCGATGGTCTGGTTCCCTCAGTTCTCTCGACGTGGGCAGGCTTCCGACCGGCCTCTATACCGCAGCGGTGATCACCGAGCACGGTCGGGCAGTAGCGCGCTTCGCGAAGGAGTGA
- a CDS encoding rhodanese-like domain-containing protein has protein sequence MPGKSSIAHRFAFTIGALLTGLIADRFGITASILAIGAVTVGSGVVVWLRMPSERKCLEPADLKPLLDQPGVRVVDVRSPAEYASGHLPQAINIPLTELLERARSWSPRERIITVCAKGGGRSAQAAQILRDLGFGRTWWLCGGTLGWR, from the coding sequence TTGCCAGGGAAGAGCTCCATAGCGCATCGCTTCGCGTTCACCATCGGCGCGCTGCTCACCGGCCTCATCGCCGACCGCTTCGGCATCACGGCCTCCATCCTCGCCATCGGCGCGGTCACCGTGGGCAGCGGCGTGGTGGTGTGGCTGCGCATGCCCAGCGAACGCAAGTGCCTGGAGCCCGCCGACCTGAAACCGCTGCTGGACCAACCCGGTGTGCGCGTGGTGGACGTGCGCAGCCCCGCCGAGTACGCCAGCGGCCACCTGCCGCAGGCCATCAACATCCCCCTCACCGAACTGCTGGAACGCGCGCGCAGCTGGTCGCCCCGGGAGCGCATCATCACCGTGTGCGCCAAGGGCGGCGGGCGCAGCGCCCAGGCCGCGCAGATCCTTCGCGACCTGGGCTTCGGACGCACGTGGTGGTTGTGCGGGGGGACGTTGGGGTGGCGGTAA
- a CDS encoding clan AA aspartic protease, whose amino-acid sequence MALVNGHLILKNPRLPELEPVPVNALVDTGAVHLCIPEHVRIQLKLEAIDQKEVTLADGSRKLVPYVGPIEIRFKNRTGFAGALVLGDQVLMGAIPMEDMDLVVIPKTRTIDVNPDSPNVASSVAMGVLPARRS is encoded by the coding sequence ATGGCACTCGTGAACGGCCACCTCATTCTGAAGAACCCGCGCCTACCGGAGTTGGAGCCCGTGCCCGTGAATGCCTTGGTGGATACCGGGGCCGTTCATCTCTGCATCCCCGAGCATGTGCGCATTCAGCTGAAGCTGGAAGCCATTGACCAGAAGGAAGTGACCCTGGCGGATGGGAGCCGCAAGCTGGTGCCCTATGTGGGTCCCATCGAGATCCGCTTCAAGAACAGAACCGGGTTCGCAGGGGCTTTGGTGCTCGGCGACCAGGTGTTGATGGGGGCCATTCCCATGGAGGACATGGATCTGGTGGTGATCCCCAAGACACGCACCATCGACGTGAACCCGGACAGTCCCAATGTGGCCTCCAGCGTGGCCATGGGTGTTCTACCGGCACGTCGTTCTTGA
- a CDS encoding Dps family protein — translation MKKTNTIGLDAKKADKLVSGLNRLLANYAVFYQNARGYHWNIKGEKFFELHLKFEELYNDLLLKIDDVAERILTLGGTPEHNYSHYHKVATIKESRHVSDGVAAVKEVLAAFKTVILLQRELLELSADAKDEGTNALMSDYIRAQEKLVWMYSAFLAK, via the coding sequence ATGAAGAAGACCAACACCATCGGCCTGGATGCGAAGAAAGCCGACAAGCTCGTGAGCGGGTTGAACCGGCTGCTGGCCAACTACGCCGTCTTTTACCAGAACGCCCGGGGCTACCACTGGAACATCAAGGGCGAGAAGTTCTTCGAACTGCACCTGAAGTTCGAGGAGCTGTACAACGACCTGCTGTTGAAGATCGACGATGTGGCTGAGCGCATCCTCACCCTGGGCGGTACCCCCGAGCACAACTACTCGCACTACCACAAGGTGGCCACCATCAAGGAGAGCAGGCACGTGAGCGACGGGGTCGCCGCCGTAAAGGAGGTCCTGGCGGCCTTCAAGACCGTGATCCTGCTGCAGCGCGAGCTCTTGGAACTGAGCGCTGACGCCAAGGACGAGGGGACCAATGCCCTCATGAGCGACTACATCCGCGCGCAGGAAAAGCTGGTGTGGATGTACTCCGCCTTCCTGGCCAAGTAA
- a CDS encoding M48 family metallopeptidase has translation MDTKAAFKQRVHDWAAKLQVEVVWLGIRPMRRKWASCSMNGHLNFNDELLSMPTRLQDYVIVHELLHLRVPNHGKLWKSLMRGYLGEWEVVRKELDAMQLETA, from the coding sequence ATGGACACCAAGGCCGCCTTCAAGCAACGGGTCCACGACTGGGCCGCCAAGCTCCAAGTGGAGGTGGTGTGGCTGGGCATCCGCCCCATGCGCCGCAAGTGGGCCAGCTGCTCCATGAACGGGCACCTGAACTTTAACGATGAATTGCTCTCCATGCCAACCCGCTTGCAGGATTATGTCATTGTGCATGAGCTTCTGCACCTGCGCGTGCCCAACCACGGGAAGCTTTGGAAAAGCTTGATGCGTGGGTATTTGGGGGAGTGGGAGGTGGTGCGGAAGGAGCTTGATGCCATGCAACTGGAAACAGCCTGA
- a CDS encoding IS3 family transposase (programmed frameshift), with amino-acid sequence MRKSKFTEHQVIAILKRHEAGSKVADLCREHGISNATFYQWKAKYGGMEPNQVKQLRDLQEELSRLKRMYTELSMVHDALKQVVEKKWGAPDEKREIVQAMIQEHSISERQACGSVGLARSTAQYCKTPADDTPIIQVLEQLTQKHPAIGVWQSHHRMRLMGHLWNFKRVYRVYTGLGLNIRRRAKKRLPARVKQALFRPAGPDQVYSIDFMHDSLWDGRTYRLLNVIDDYNREVLAIEVDTSLPALRVIRVLERIKAVRPLPKMIRVDNGPEFISAKLDHWCREHGITLTYIQPGKPTQNAYIERLNGSIRRELLSAYVFRTLDEVREKADEWMTDYNHHRPHKALGYRPPAPIRS; translated from the exons ATGAGAAAGAGCAAGTTCACCGAGCATCAGGTCATCGCCATCCTCAAGCGTCACGAGGCTGGCTCGAAGGTGGCCGACCTGTGCCGCGAGCACGGGATCAGCAACGCCACGTTCTACCAATGGAAGGCCAAGTATGGCGGCATGGAGCCCAACCAGGTCAAGCAGCTGCGTGACCTGCAGGAGGAGCTCAGCCGCCTGAAGCGCATGTACACCGAGCTGAGCATGGTGCATGATGCCTTGAAGCAGGTGGTGGAAAAGAAGTGGGG GGCGCCTGACGAGAAGCGCGAGATCGTTCAGGCGATGATACAGGAGCACAGCATCTCCGAGCGCCAAGCCTGCGGCAGCGTGGGCTTGGCGCGCAGCACCGCGCAGTACTGCAAGACCCCAGCGGATGACACGCCCATTATCCAGGTCTTGGAACAGCTCACCCAGAAGCACCCGGCCATCGGGGTGTGGCAAAGCCATCATCGGATGCGCTTGATGGGTCACCTGTGGAACTTCAAGCGGGTGTATCGGGTCTACACCGGTCTGGGCCTCAACATTCGTCGCAGGGCCAAGAAACGGCTGCCTGCACGGGTGAAGCAGGCGCTGTTCCGTCCTGCTGGTCCGGACCAGGTCTACAGCATCGACTTCATGCATGACAGCCTCTGGGACGGCCGGACCTACCGCTTGCTAAATGTGATCGACGACTACAACAGGGAGGTGCTCGCGATCGAGGTGGACACCTCACTGCCCGCACTGCGCGTGATACGCGTGCTGGAACGCATCAAAGCAGTGCGTCCGCTGCCCAAGATGATCCGCGTGGACAACGGCCCGGAGTTCATCAGCGCCAAGCTCGACCACTGGTGCCGCGAACACGGCATTACCTTGACCTACATCCAGCCAGGCAAGCCCACCCAGAACGCCTACATCGAACGCCTCAACGGCAGCATCCGTCGTGAACTGCTCAGCGCCTACGTGTTCCGTACCTTGGACGAGGTGCGCGAGAAGGCCGATGAGTGGATGACCGATTACAACCATCACCGCCCACACAAGGCGCTTGGCTACCGGCCGCCAGCGCCCATCCGATCCTAA
- a CDS encoding DEAD/DEAH box helicase family protein, whose product MNEAETRAELIDPALRAAGWGVVEGTRVRREFKITLGRLQGAAGKRNAADIADYILEYRGRMVAVVEAKKASEPVTQGLGQAKKYADKLNLRHAFSTNGKGIYQVDMLTGREGHVEAWPAPEELWNVLQPATLERGEPSGGATLGRGEQSVDWQERFGAVPFEDKSGSWQPRYYQDIAIQRVLDSIAQGKDRILLTLATGTGKTAIAFQIAWKLFHARWNMHRDGERRPRILFLADRNILADQAYNAFSSFPEDALVRIDPKSIRRRGQVPTNGSVFFTIFQTFMSGPGDTPYFGEYPPDFFDLIIIDECHRGGANDESTWRGILEYFKPATQLGLTATPKRDVNADTYRYFGDPVYTYSLKEGINDGFLTPFKVRRYRTNLDNYVFTGEDTVVEGEVELGEVFEEDEFNVTVEIEARERFRVLQFLSSMDPREKAIVFCENQAHAALIRDLINQEKKIADPNYCHRVTANDGDIGEQHLREFQDNEKSIPTILTTSQKLSTGVDARNVRHVVLLRRIKSMVEFKQIIGRGTRLYDGKDYFTIHDFTRSHELFQDPEWDGEEIAPTEPLEPGGTEPKPKKEPGERPEEPEEPRRKVRIKLADGKERQLRATVETSFWSADGRPISVEEFIRQLYGELPRFFGTEDELRSIWSLPDTRKKLLDELAEKGFPLAQLQELQKIIDAQHSDLFDVLAYIAYSTPTQERAERAAQARAHFDHYTDQQRAFLDFVLHQYVQTGVEELQPEKLPIILQLKYKSIPDATHALGDVARIRETFVGFQKWLYGSA is encoded by the coding sequence ATGAACGAAGCCGAGACCCGCGCCGAACTGATCGACCCTGCGCTGCGCGCGGCGGGTTGGGGCGTGGTGGAAGGCACCCGGGTGCGGCGGGAATTCAAGATCACCTTGGGTCGGCTGCAGGGCGCGGCCGGCAAGCGCAACGCCGCCGACATCGCCGATTACATCCTGGAATACCGGGGCCGCATGGTGGCGGTGGTGGAAGCCAAGAAGGCCAGCGAGCCGGTAACACAGGGCCTCGGCCAGGCCAAGAAGTATGCGGACAAGCTGAACCTGCGGCATGCCTTCAGCACCAACGGCAAGGGCATCTACCAAGTGGATATGCTCACGGGCCGGGAGGGTCATGTGGAGGCGTGGCCTGCGCCGGAGGAGTTGTGGAATGTGCTGCAACCGGCCACGCTGGAGCGTGGCGAGCCCAGTGGAGGGGCCACGCTGGGGCGTGGTGAGCAAAGTGTGGATTGGCAGGAGCGTTTCGGCGCTGTTCCCTTCGAGGACAAGAGCGGAAGCTGGCAGCCGCGCTACTACCAGGACATCGCCATCCAGCGGGTGCTGGACTCCATTGCTCAAGGCAAGGACCGCATCCTGCTCACCCTGGCCACCGGCACGGGCAAGACGGCCATCGCCTTCCAGATCGCGTGGAAGCTCTTCCATGCCCGGTGGAACATGCACCGCGACGGGGAGCGACGCCCGCGCATCCTCTTCCTCGCCGATCGGAACATACTGGCGGACCAGGCCTATAACGCCTTCAGCAGCTTCCCCGAGGACGCGCTGGTGCGCATAGACCCGAAGAGCATCAGGCGCAGAGGACAAGTGCCCACCAACGGCAGTGTGTTCTTCACCATCTTCCAGACCTTCATGTCGGGTCCGGGCGATACGCCCTACTTCGGCGAATACCCGCCCGACTTTTTCGACCTCATCATCATTGATGAGTGCCACCGTGGTGGTGCCAACGACGAGAGCACATGGCGTGGGATCCTGGAATATTTCAAACCCGCCACCCAGCTGGGCCTTACCGCCACGCCCAAGCGCGATGTGAACGCCGACACCTACCGCTACTTCGGCGATCCGGTCTACACCTACTCGCTGAAGGAGGGTATCAACGATGGCTTCCTCACGCCCTTCAAGGTGCGCCGCTACCGCACCAACCTGGACAATTATGTCTTCACCGGCGAGGATACCGTGGTGGAAGGGGAAGTGGAACTGGGTGAGGTATTCGAGGAGGATGAGTTCAATGTGACGGTGGAGATCGAAGCCCGGGAACGCTTCCGTGTGCTGCAGTTCCTGAGCAGCATGGACCCGCGCGAGAAGGCGATCGTGTTCTGTGAGAACCAGGCGCATGCGGCGCTGATCCGCGACCTCATCAACCAGGAGAAGAAGATCGCCGACCCCAACTACTGCCACCGCGTGACCGCCAACGACGGCGATATCGGTGAGCAGCACCTGCGGGAGTTCCAGGACAATGAGAAGAGCATCCCCACCATCCTTACCACCAGCCAGAAGCTGAGCACGGGTGTGGATGCGCGCAACGTGCGCCATGTGGTGCTGCTGCGCCGCATCAAGAGCATGGTGGAGTTCAAGCAGATCATCGGCCGGGGCACACGCCTCTACGATGGCAAGGACTACTTCACCATCCACGATTTCACCCGCAGCCACGAACTGTTCCAGGACCCGGAGTGGGATGGCGAGGAGATAGCGCCCACCGAGCCGTTGGAGCCTGGGGGCACCGAGCCGAAGCCCAAGAAGGAGCCCGGGGAGCGGCCCGAAGAGCCGGAGGAGCCGCGACGGAAGGTGCGCATCAAGCTGGCCGACGGCAAGGAGCGCCAACTGCGGGCCACGGTGGAGACGAGCTTCTGGAGCGCGGACGGCAGGCCCATCAGCGTGGAGGAATTCATTCGCCAGCTCTACGGCGAACTGCCGCGCTTCTTTGGCACGGAAGACGAGCTGCGCAGCATATGGAGCCTGCCGGACACCCGGAAGAAGCTGCTCGATGAGCTGGCGGAGAAGGGCTTTCCTTTGGCGCAGTTGCAGGAGCTGCAAAAGATCATCGATGCACAGCACAGCGACCTGTTCGACGTGCTGGCGTACATCGCTTACAGCACGCCCACGCAGGAACGCGCCGAACGTGCCGCACAGGCCCGCGCACATTTCGACCACTACACCGACCAGCAACGTGCCTTCCTCGACTTCGTGCTGCACCAGTACGTGCAGACGGGTGTGGAGGAACTGCAACCCGAGAAGCTTCCCATCATCCTGCAACTGAAGTACAAGTCCATCCCCGACGCCACCCATGCGCTCGGCGACGTTGCCCGCATCCGGGAGACGTTCGTGGGGTTCCAGAAGTGGTTGTATGGTTCCGCTTGA